In a genomic window of Pontibacter liquoris:
- a CDS encoding BamA/TamA family outer membrane protein, whose product MKFIHVRHFPLRHALFLLCLLGLLSACSSTKHVPEGEALFWKYEVKVDGNTSKDEISKLSTDLDGVVRPKPNAKLLGIPFKLWIYNAFYTEKEKGIKHWVQTKMGEPPVLLSQLDTGTVNSIMRGRLDNNGYFNKAVASTFDTVATKKMAVNWHVNVGEPYRIRRIEFPATDSVQAATAIRKTQDGSLLKVGDIYNLQTLTAERERIDDLLKNKGYFNFSPDLMIFQVDSTVGNHQLDVLLRLKKTAPAAALHPYTMDDIYVFTGYSLADSLYANDTIHFKGYDYIPNENYIKAKRLMPNIFLEKDSLYSRQEQLLSLQRLMGLSAFKYANIDYDVDTLNPDKLDAHIYLTQSFKKSLQAEAQGVSKTNGFAGPGITASFRNRNALKGSELLTLSLTGSFLSGGNSGTSLNSVELGAEAALTFPRFVAPFKIHNLRSQFAPHTTMTLGFDYQNRVNFFQLNSFHATYGYNWRPRPTITHEVTPINLQFVQLANTSDKFKALLDSSEFLQRSFEEQFIIGTMYNLTWNTQIYEQRTHQFFNNVNIDLSGNAINALQSLTGQSSPTDSVGRTLFGKAYSQYTRVENDFRYYFNFGKESQLVTRLLAGVGFAYGNSNTMPYVKQFTIGGPNSIRAFQPRSIGPGSYNVPDSIQTSYFDQTGDIRLEANVEYRFPITGFFKGALFVDAGNIWLLRETAEKPGAAFKASNLMDQLAIGTGFGVRVDIEFFVIRFDLGIPVQVPYLPKGERNVLSDFTPSFKGETGMTLNIAIGYPF is encoded by the coding sequence ATGAAATTCATACACGTGCGCCACTTCCCGTTACGCCACGCGCTCTTCTTGCTTTGCCTGCTGGGGCTGCTCAGCGCCTGCAGCAGTACCAAACATGTACCCGAAGGCGAGGCCCTATTCTGGAAGTATGAGGTGAAGGTGGACGGCAATACGTCGAAAGATGAAATTAGCAAATTAAGCACCGACCTTGACGGGGTGGTGCGGCCAAAACCGAATGCGAAGCTGCTGGGTATTCCGTTTAAATTATGGATATATAACGCCTTTTATACAGAAAAAGAAAAAGGGATCAAGCATTGGGTACAGACCAAAATGGGCGAGCCGCCGGTGCTGCTCTCGCAACTCGATACCGGTACCGTCAACAGCATCATGCGGGGGAGACTGGACAATAATGGATACTTTAACAAAGCGGTAGCGAGTACCTTCGATACCGTGGCGACGAAGAAAATGGCCGTGAACTGGCATGTCAATGTCGGAGAGCCTTACCGCATCCGGCGCATCGAGTTTCCTGCCACAGACTCTGTGCAGGCAGCGACAGCGATCCGGAAAACACAAGACGGCTCCCTGCTGAAAGTTGGCGATATTTATAACCTGCAGACCTTAACGGCTGAGCGCGAGCGCATTGATGACCTCCTCAAAAACAAAGGTTATTTTAACTTCAGCCCCGACCTGATGATCTTCCAGGTAGATTCTACGGTGGGTAACCATCAGCTGGACGTGCTGCTGCGCCTGAAAAAGACCGCTCCCGCCGCGGCTTTACATCCTTATACCATGGATGATATTTATGTGTTTACGGGTTATTCGCTGGCCGACAGCCTGTATGCAAACGACACCATCCATTTTAAAGGCTACGATTATATCCCGAATGAGAATTACATCAAGGCCAAGCGGCTGATGCCGAATATCTTTCTTGAAAAAGACAGCCTCTATTCGCGGCAGGAGCAGTTGCTTTCGCTGCAGCGCCTGATGGGCCTGAGTGCTTTCAAGTATGCCAACATTGATTACGATGTGGATACGCTCAACCCCGATAAGCTTGATGCCCATATATACCTGACACAATCGTTTAAGAAATCGCTGCAGGCCGAAGCACAGGGCGTATCCAAGACAAACGGCTTTGCCGGCCCGGGTATCACGGCCTCGTTCCGGAACCGGAATGCCCTGAAAGGTTCAGAATTGCTAACCCTCAGCCTGACGGGCAGCTTTTTGTCTGGCGGAAATTCGGGTACCAGCCTGAACTCAGTGGAGCTTGGTGCCGAAGCCGCCCTGACCTTTCCGCGGTTTGTGGCGCCCTTCAAGATTCATAACCTTCGCTCGCAGTTTGCACCGCATACCACCATGACCCTGGGGTTCGATTACCAGAACAGGGTTAACTTTTTTCAGTTAAATTCCTTTCATGCCACCTATGGCTACAACTGGCGTCCAAGGCCAACAATCACGCACGAAGTAACGCCGATTAACCTGCAGTTTGTGCAGCTGGCTAATACGTCCGACAAATTTAAAGCGCTGCTCGATTCAAGTGAGTTTTTACAGCGCAGCTTCGAGGAGCAATTCATCATCGGAACCATGTATAACCTAACCTGGAATACGCAGATCTATGAGCAGCGCACGCATCAGTTCTTTAACAATGTCAATATCGATCTATCAGGAAATGCCATCAATGCTTTGCAAAGCCTGACCGGGCAGTCCAGCCCAACCGATTCGGTAGGTCGCACGCTCTTTGGCAAGGCTTATTCGCAGTACACGCGGGTTGAAAACGATTTCAGGTACTACTTCAACTTCGGAAAAGAAAGCCAACTTGTTACACGCCTTTTAGCTGGAGTGGGTTTCGCGTATGGCAATTCGAACACCATGCCCTATGTCAAGCAGTTTACCATTGGCGGCCCCAACAGCATCCGGGCCTTTCAGCCCCGCAGTATCGGGCCTGGATCATACAATGTTCCGGATAGCATCCAGACATCCTATTTTGACCAAACCGGTGATATCCGGCTCGAAGCAAACGTGGAATACCGCTTCCCTATCACGGGCTTTTTTAAAGGAGCCCTGTTTGTGGATGCCGGTAATATCTGGCTGCTCCGTGAGACAGCCGAGAAGCCTGGCGCTGCTTTCAAGGCCAGCAATTTAATGGATCAGCTGGCGATCGGAACCGGTTTTGGCGTACGCGTGGACATCGAATTCTTTGTGATCCGATTTGACCTGGGCATACCGGTGCAGGTCCCCTACTTACCCAAAGGAGAACGCAACGTGCTCAGCGACTTCACTCCTTCGTTTAAGGGGGAAACCGGCATGACGCTGAATATTGCCATTGGTTACCCCTTTTAA